Below is a genomic region from Zavarzinella sp..
GGGCATCGGGAATGCGGGTCCGCATGAACCAGATACTTTGGGTTAAAAACTGAGTGGTCTGGTCGGCGTTCATAAGAATAAAAGTGCTTCCGTGGCTGATTTACTTGGAAAGTTGCAGTTCCAGTTCGCTTTGAATCGCAAAGTACAACCCGTGTGGGTTGTTACCGTTGACGATCTTAATGAGAATCTCATTTTTGCCTTCTTTCAATTCAACAGCAATTTGGTGTTTACCTGGCGTTGCTGCAAAATGATCCCGATTGGTAAACACCTTTTTGCCATTTACCCAGATGATAGCACCGTCATCATTACCTACCGCTAGGGTAGCTTTCTGCTTACCAGTTGATGTCACCGACTGGTAGAGATACGATGCACTGTTTGCCCCATTGTCGCCATAGTGGGCAGCCAGATCGAGGTAACCAGAACCGTTTGGCCGCACCGTTGACCAGCGAATTTCCTGCTTTGCTTTCCCCACGTAATTACCCTCGAAGTTGATACTGCCTGATTCGGGGCCAAAATCGGTATCCAGGGCACTATCAGAAGCGTCGTTCGGGAATGGGCCAAGGATTTTCCAGTGATCTGGCGTCATCGATGGAGTGGTTAATGTGAGAAGATATTCCACCATGTCAACCAGTTCTTCTTCGGTCAACGTGGCGACCAGATTGTCCGGCATCAGCGATATCAGGCTTTTTGCCTTATCTTCAGCAAGATCGTCCTTTTTAATCGTGGTATCTTTGCCGTTCGCATCGCGAAGCGTAAGATTTTTCTCATTTTCGGCCACCAGCAAGCCACTGAGCGATTGACCGTCCAGCGTGCTTACTTTCCACTGCACGTATTGGTCGGCAATTGCCTTATTGGGATCGAGAATCGATTCGTATAGATTCTGTTTGCCCGCAGCTTTTTTGCCAATCATTGACAAATCAGGACCAATCTGGCCCCCCTGCCCTCCCACCATATGGCAACGCATGCATTGAGCATCGCCTTTCAGGCTTTGCTTGAAAATCTCTTTGCCACGTGTGGCGTTACCATGCTTCAACACCAGTTCACTGATGGGTGGCAGTTTTTTCGGATCCAGTTTGCCCGGTGCGGGGAATAACGTCAACGCACGGTTTCGCAGTCCCTGATACGGATTGTTTCGCAGTAATCTGCCAGTATCTGCCAGCAGATTTTTCGGAAGTTTGCCACTTTCCTGTTGATCCAGCAACCACTCGCACCCTGCATAAGCTGCGGCAAGACTATTGAGTGCGGCCTGCTGCACCGCACGCGATGGATGGGGGGCGGTCAGGATTTGCTGCAGTTTTTGCATTGCAGACTGCCCCACTGGAGACAGTTTTCTGCCTTCCAACTGATTACCAAGTGCATTGGTGGCTGCCTCCGCAACTGCTTGATCGTCAACTAACAGAGAAAGAGTGGTGACAGCTTTCTGCGATTTAATTTTTCCAAGGGCCAGTATTGCGTCCTTCCGCACTTTCGTGGGCGACTTTGCATTGCTCGCCACATCCACAATCGCCTGACTGTTTACATGATCGTTGCTTGCAGCAATCAGGACAAAGGCGATTGGTTGTGTTTTTTCATTTTTTAATAATTGAGAAATCGCTTGCTGGTATTCTGGGGTCGTTTTGACCGTTGCCCACTTGGTTGGCAGAAATTCGACCAGATTGCTGACGCACTGTTGCTGGATTGGTTCTGACTGGCCTTTAATGAGTAATTCAAGCAGCACCTGGGCCGATTTGATATCGGAACTGGTTGCCAGAATTGAAACAATCTGAGCTTTTTCTGTTGCGGGCAACTTGGGATCTTCCAGATATTCTGGCAGTTGTGGAAGTATGGAAGGTGGCTGCAGTTCCCACACCAGATTTGCCACGGTGGCATTCCAGATGGGGAAATGTTTTGGAAAATCAGCCAACAATGCAGAACGTCGAGCAGGATCTGTCCCACAGGCGATGTTGAGAGCGGAAAGGTAAAACCGATCCTGCCCATCATATTTCTTTGCAAAATCGTAAAAGAATGGCTTGGCCTGCTCCACTGGAAAATGCCGTAGACCAAGGATCACCTCTCGCTGGGTGGCGGGTGTCTTCACCACTAGAATCTGTTTCGACAACTCCGGATCAAAATCTTCCGGACGATGGAAAAACTGTTGATCTCGATAAATGCGGGTGGCCAGGTTTCGCAGTTCTGGATGCTCGCTTGCCAGCAACCCTTCCAGATGGTGCAAAATCCCCAAGCCCACTGGCTTGGTCTGTGGTTCATCCCGTTTGCTGAGTTGGGCAATCTGCCAGCTCACGCGGGCATGATCGTAAGGGTTTTCCTGCGGGCAAGTCCTAAGTGCCTCATATGCTTCAGGCAGTTTGAGCGTCTGCAGGTATTGAATTGCCATCGCCCGCGTTGAGAGGCACGGGGAGTTTAGAAATTCGGGCAGATCGCTGGGCTTGGAAATAGATACCCTACTATGTTGATAGCCCTTATGACCTTTAGGCGTCAGCCGATAGATTCGTCCTCTGGTCCAATCGCCCATCCCGTGGCCACCAACGCCGGGATCGTACCAGTCGGCCATCAAAATGCTGCCATCGGGTGCGACACACACATCAGAAAGCCGAAACCAGTTGTCAGTGCTGGTAACGAGCACTTCCTTTTCCAGTGTGAAGCCAGCCCCTGCAACCTTAATATGAAAGCACCGTAGCTCTCTGGGGCCAGCATCCGTATGCAACAATTGCCCGAAGTACTTACTGGGCAACAGTTTACCTTCATAAAAACAGATACCAGTGGGGCTGCCAAAGCCAGTACGCATTGTTTTGTGCACCACCCCGGGCATATTTTCGTGCCAGTGGTGATCCCCACGGTTTCTGGGCCAATAGCCGTAATTCCCACCGGGCATCACCTGACAGATTCTGGTCTGCTGATTGCCGTCATCATCATTGTCACTCAACCAGACATCGCCAAAACTGTTCACACAGCATTCGTAATTATTGCGAAAATTGTGTGCAATCAGTTCGAGATTGTTCCCTTCAATGTCGCACCGCCAGACGGTTGCAGCCTGACAGTCGGTACGATTCGTGGTGAATTTTGGGCCTTTGCCGTTGCGTGCCTGCAGACCATCAACGCCAGCGTCGCCCACGGTGAAATAAAGTTTGCCATCTGGGCCGATATTGATGCCATGCACCCCATGGTCGTGGTCAAACCCTTTGAAGTTCGTCAAAAACTTCGTCGGTGGACCATCAGCTTTCAAATCGCCATCGTTGTCTTCAAACAGCAGGATATCAGGCGATTGGCACACAAATACTTTGAAGGATTTACCATCCGCACTGGGCAGCACCGCGATGCCCAGAGGTCCATAAAGGTCTTTCCCCTGGTAGAACACTTTGGATTCATCTGCTTTTCCATCGCCATCTGTGTCCACCAGCACTACAATTTGGTCCCCTTCGGGACGCAGAATAGGTTTGCGAAAGTTCACACGTCGATAATTCACTGCTTCGGTTACCCAAACCCGCCCGGCAGGGTCAATATCCATTGAGGTGGGGTTCAGGAGCTGTGGTTCAGCGGCAAAAAGCGTCACTTCCAGCCCATCTGCAACCTTCATTGCTTTCAGAGCATCCTGTGGGGATAGTTGGGCAAATCCGATTGGCACGATGCCGCACAGAATGATTACGGCATAAAATAAACGTTTCAGTGAATGCATTTTGTAACCTGGAGAGAAAGTTGTCTGAAAGCATTACAAACATTGTGGGGATACTGGCAATCATCACCATCATTATTCTAATGATTCGTTCTGGAAAATCCGGTGGGGGCTGAAAGTCGTGCTAAATTACCGGTCGGTAATCAGTGGCTCGATTTACGTTTTTTGTAGATTTCACCTGCTTTCGCGAGGATCGATTTTTCGGTTTCCGTTAAGCTCTCTTTGCCCGATTCAGCAATTTTCGTCAGAATTGCATCTACTTTTGCTTCCAACTGCTCATCCAGGTAGAACCCTTCGGAGTTGTTGGCGTGCGTTTCCTGGGGCACACTGTTGGCAATGGCCGACCCGGCAGGTTGCGGTTCCGGTTCTGGCATGAAGAGCTGAATCCCACGTTTTTTTGCCTGTTTCCGTTTGGAATAACTTTTGCCAATTGCAAAAATGTTGCTGATACGCCAGGTCATGGTGTGGTACATCCAGGCAAACAGCGCAGCGACCACATGAACACAGATTTTCGGAAGTGCTGTCACATTCACTCCATTGCCATTTCCTGTATTCACCAGCAGTGCAATATCAATCAATGCGTAGACACCAATCACGAGCCAGATCGGCACGTTTACGATGAAAAAGACACTGATGTAATATCGTGGGAAGTGAAAAGCAAACAGAAACAGCACTGCAGTGACAGCCGCAGCTGGGCCCATTAACGTTACGGGCACTGCCGCAAGCGTGGCGACGATGGTGAAGATTACCCCACCCAGGAATGTGGTGAACAGCAGATAAGCCAGATATTCTTTACTGCCATAAAGGTCTTCTACCTGCCTACCCAGCCACGCCAGAAAAATCACCGTCCAGATCAACGATAGAAAGTTCCACGGGTGGTGCAGGAAGCCATGGCTGATCAAACGCCAGATTTCGCCAGTAAGAACTTTTTCCGGTTGTAGTTCGCCATAACTGGTCAGTGGGGAATCAACTATCACCTGCCCGACCATATTCGTTTGTTGAGTAGCGACTTGGATCACAAACAAAACAAAGAGAATGATCGAGAAAAGAATCGTCACTTTGCTGCGTGCAAAAGGATTATTCCAACGATGGTCATCGCGGTAATAATCTCGATCATACAGTCCCATACCCAGGCTCACCAGACAATTGGTTAATTTCAACGATACCCATAGGTTACCAGAAACTGTTGTACAGCAAAAGGGCATTCGACCCCGAAAAGATATCAGAAATGCAAATCAATCAGATTCTCCTCGAAGTGTGCGTGGGTAATGTGGCAGATGGGCTGCTGGCAGCCCAGGCAGATATTGATCGGCTTGAGGTCAATTCAGCTCTGGAAATGGGTGGGTTAACACCCAATTTTGGCACGGTGCGACACATGCTTGATCAAACGGATGTGCCATTAGTGGTGATGCTCCGCCCACGTGGGGGTGATTTCTGTTATTGTGGCAGCGAAATAACCGCACTTCTGCATGACCTGGAGCTTTTTCAGAATCTGGGCATCAACCAGTTTATCGTCGGCTGTCTCACGTCCAGTGGTATGATCGATCAGCAAATGTGTGAAAAATTAATGAGAGAGGCCCCCGATGCCACATGGGTATTCAGCCGAGCGATTGACACCACTGCAGATTATGGCGCGGCATTTGAATCGGTGGTGGAATTGGGCTTTCACCGAATTTTAACCAGTGGAGGTGCGGCAACTGCACCACTGGGAAGTGATACCCTGCGGGAAATGCATAACCGCTTTGGTGACGAAATCGGCATTGTTGCTGGTTGTGGCATTAATCAAATGAATGTTTCTTCATTTTTGCAGACAACGGCACTCAAACAGATTCATGGGAGCTTCAGCACCAAAACAACCATACCTGGTACTAACGAAGTGGCACAACGACTTGATTTTCATCATTTACAGAATGTGCTGCGAATTGTGCGGTAAAAATCAACCAAACATCAGCAGTTGACTGATATCGAGTGGCTTTTCAAACTCGCACCCCAGAACAAAATAATCCTGAGTTTCGCGACAGCTACGTACGATCAGTGATACTTTGTCAAATGTATCAGGTGCATTGGTGGGCCGAACATCCAGGAACGTGCCCACGGGTATTGGCTTGTCGATGGCCACTTTAATCCCACCGGAGGAACGGTCCAGTACATAAGCTTCGTATGTGTATGTTTTCCCTTTTGCGTTCACATCAAAAATGGTCAGTGGAGTGGGCATCCCTTCACGTCTGATCGATTTTCGACGCTCATCATAACGTGCAATCGGAGGTGGGGAGCCATCGGTGGGTAGATCGGGATCAGGCGGCACAATAATGTAGGTTTGTGCCACTGGCTTTCTACTCATCAGCATGAAAGCCAGCACAATACCAAATGAAACAGCGGCAACCAACCACAGAATCGGATCTCCGAAAGAAAGGTTACCCAGCCATCGTGTGACGGAATCCATAGTCCCACCTGAAAATCACTGTATCCGTAAAAATCACTACCACAATAGTGGTATATTTTTTGTGAATTTGCAAATTTTGCACACAAATCTGATCTATTTGGCGTGAAAATCGCCCCGTCTGGCGTAAGCTGGGGAAAATTTACCGATTTTTCCATAAGTACACTCAAGTTTCGTGCTCCACCTGCCGATTTCACTAGAGATGCATTTACTTTTCAACGGGGTTGTCATGCGTTTGCTTGCGTCGGTGCAGTTAGCCATTGCGACACTTATGTTGACTGGCTGCATCTCTGGTGGTGGTTTATCTTTTTTTCCAGATCGCTTCCCACTTGGTGAAAAAGCAATTGCTCAGCGTGAATGCCAGAATATCGATTATCCCCGCGAACATTACAAAGCCTGGTTGACCACCTACATCCTGGAGCCGGGCGATGGGTTGTTGATTCTACCCGTCGATATTGATTCGAACGTACGTATCTCTGCCGACCACACCATTGGGCCAGACGGCAAAATCGACCTCGGAAAATATAACATGGTGGTTGCTGCAGGCAAAACAGTTCACCAGCTTGAAGAAGAAATCCGTGCGATTGTGAAAACCGCCTACCAGAAAGAAAAAGGCAAGGAAAATGAAGACCCTGGCTTTATCGATGTGCGTGTTGTGAACAGACTGGGTGCCGTTTACTATGTGCAGGGCGAAGTAACCACTCCTGGAAAATACACCTTAAATGGTAACGAAACCGTACTTGACGGTTTAATTAATGCTGGTGGGCTGACAGATCGTTCCTCCTGGCGAGATATCATTCTGGTGCGGCCGGCAGGTGATGGCCCCGGCCAGGTAATGCAAATCGACTATGGCGAAATCGTCCGTCTAGGTGCTGGTGCCAGTAATTACCAGCTTCGCCCAGGCGATCGGATCTATGTGGGTTCTCGAAGTATGCTGGATTCCTTCTTCAACTTTGATCGCTGGCGATAACAATCGAACCTAACCAGCTTCATTAATCTTCAGCCTGGTAAAGATTGCCATTTGGCTGGGTGCTCCCACCCGTTCATCTTCAGGGCCAATCGGATGTATCTCGCTGGTGTAACCGAATTGCTCCGATACACGATTCACCCACTGTTCGAATTCCCCGCGAGTCCATTCAAATCGGTGGTCTGTGTGCCTCAGTTTGCCTTCCGGTAACTGTTGATACAGTTGGTTGTATTCTCGGTTGGGTGTGGTTATCAGCACATGGCGTGGTGCTGTCATGCGAAATGTCACTGCTTCAAATGCCCCCACCTGAGTAGGTTCCAGGTGCTCAATTACTTCGACAGCAACTAAGGCATCGTACCCCTGCAAACGCTCGTCGCAAAACGTGGCACTTCCCTGCAATAACTGCAGGCGATTCGCTTCACTTCGCACCAGATGCCGACATCGTTTTTGGGCAATGGTCAGTGCTCGAACCGAATAATCAACACCCACTACTTCAGTAATCTGTGGGAGTGCCAACAGGCGTTTCAATAACTTCCCTTCCCCACAGCCCATGTCGACTAATCGTTGAATGCCCAGTCGCTGTAGATGGTGCGTAATCGTATCCAGGCGAAGATCGTGCAGATACAATTTATCTTTCTGCACTTCTGCAGGAGCGTCCTGACGTTCCTCGGTGCCTTCTTCAGACTCAGAAGATTCGATTGCGGCATTTACCAAACGTGTGTGGTTACCCAGGTAACGCCGCACGATCTGTTCGTAGTGGGGATGATTTTCCAGCCAGCCTGCACCGTGACGCTTGATCTTGTCGATCTCGTCTTCGCCAATCCAATAGTGCTTCCGCACATCCAGTACGGGAATCAGAATATACAAATGACTAAGCAGTTCCCGAACAGTCGTCACTGCACGCATCGTAATGGAAACATACGGCGACACCCCATATTCCGGGTGGTTATCGTCCATCAGATGCTGCACCAATTCCAGTTCATAACCCAGTGGAGCAAACAATTCATGGACACGGTCTGGTCCACCTCGACATGGTACCGTGGATAGCTTTGCTTCCAGTCTGAATGGTTGTTCCACCAGCTCTGGGCGTTGTTTACACTGGCCGTTCAGAGCAGAACCCAGCACCTGAGCAATCGCCACGCTCATCAGTGATGAACTGACATAAGGGCGATCATTGACGTAGTTTTCAAAGACCTCCTTACCTACTGGATTTTCCCGGAACATATTCACCAGTAAAATCGGGTCGATATCCAGCACCAGGTGGGCAGTAATCTGAGTTGCCGTCTGGTTGCTGAAAAACAGGTGGGCAAGCACCGCCCGGGAAACTTGAAACTGTTGGACGCGGGCGGGGTGTTTTTGCAGCAGATATCCCAGGTCGCCCGGATTATCCATATGTACGGTAATGGTCAGGTGCATCTTTTCTCTTCCATTTCATTACTTCCGGTTGAGCAGGCTGTTACAAGGACGTCAAACGTTGCCAGTTGTTCGCTTGCACCAAGGTTTCAGAATCCTTGATGGTGGATTCAGGAAATAAACATGTAATTTATTTCACATATAATATATATCCACGAACACCCACAAATGCTCCAGAATTTTTCACAAAATTAGAAAAAGGTGGGAAAAAGCGTGAAATGGCGGAGAAAAAAATGAAAATTAACTCATCAATTTAGAACTTCTTTTCGCAGTAATTTGGCAATTACAGGCAAATTGCAACGATTTTGCATTTTGATCCGCTTCAAAGCAGATCGCCCATCTCATTCGCATTGGAGAACGGAAATTGCAGCAACCGATGGAAAAAGTCAACTACCAAAAAAGTGGGCTGGTAAATTTCGGATTGGTAGTTATTACAATCCTGCTTCCGTGGTAAGAACCCTTGAAAAGCTTCCCCCACCTACCGTGCCGCATGTTCACCTTCGCTTTGATGGTGATCGTGGGATGCTCATTTGGCTGTTCGAACAACAAATGGTCAAAAAATGGTGCAGACCAGCGGATTGAAGCCCCCACATTTCGTGGCAGTGTGCCAGATGAACCCGGCAAAGCAGGTGCCCTGCGTGCCTCGCAATTTATCTTCCACAGCGACGTACCAATCAATCCTAACTCCCCACTGATTCAGGAGTTAAGCGAATTACGCGAACAGGTTTTCCGAGAATTACGCCTGCCACCTTCGAATAATCTGGTGAATATCTATCTGTTCAGCGATCGGGCGGGATACGAAAATTACATGTCCCACCATTACAATGGTTATCCACTACGGCGGGCGTTTTTTGTGAAGAAAAAACGCACTGCAGGTGCGGATCCAGAGTTGATGGTGTATGTTTACCACAGCGAAAAGATTCGGCAGGATCTGCGACACGAAGTCACCCACGCACTGCTGCACAGCACGCTCAAATCGGTGCCCATCTGGCTGGATGAGGGACTGGCAGAATATTACGAACTACCCGATGCCGCCCACGGTAACAATGTGAACCACCTGTTTGAATTGGCCCACCAGCAGGCGGGTGCGAATCTGCCGGAACTGGAATCGCTCAGCACCGTCGACCAGATGGGGCGATTACAGTACCAGCAATCGTGGGCCTGGGTACACTGGATGCTGCGTGGCAATGAAAAAGCCAAAAATATCCTGCTGAGTTACCTGCGAGAGTTCCAGGATGAAGATTTTAATGGCCAGTTGTGGCCACGCCTGAAGACCCACGTGCCAGATGCGTTGCCCCACTTCCGCCAGCACATGACCCTGATGTACCAGTCCCAAACCGTCGGCCGGTAAGTGCTTGTTCAGATACGAATTCGTACTCGCCTAAGAATCTATTGAAAAAATTATTGAACTTTGTTCATAATCTTGAAACAAAAAATCCTTTAACAATCCACCGGGTTAAAGATCCAGAAAAAATTGCAATTCACAATAATTCTCAATTGAAATTGAGACAATATCGCTCGCAATGGCATTTGAACATATTTTAATTTCATAAGCACATGCTTCCGAGGCACACTGTGTAGCATAGTATTAAATTAGCTCTATTCAGCGTACTCCACAAACTCGTCTAGCACGGAATCGGTTGTGTGAGACAAGTATTGCAAATCTACAAGTTCACGCACACTACCATACGACAAATATGTGCATCGTTCAGACAGCGGCGAATGTTCGAGCAGAGAAAATACAGGGCGAGTAATTTCTTGGAATACTTTGTCGCGTCTTGATTCAGGTGCGACTATATGAAGTGACACGTTAATATTTGGCAACAACGCGCATAAATCCGCCATACGTAGTAGTCCTGAATAAATAGCAGTAGTGTGTTCAACCTCGAAAGCGCGAGTGATAGAACGACCTTTTAGCCAGAGGACATCGATTCGCTTGACTGTATCAAGCGTCGTCTCATCATAATTCAACGGTAGGCGATCCAGCAGCACACCTGTTTGGGGTTTCCAATGTTCGGCAACACGTGATCGATCACCGGCAGGAAGCCAAATTTTTAGTCCCATTGCTTCACCGATTCGGCAAAGATCTGCCTGGACGCGAATGGACTCGCGATCAGTTGTAGTTTGGGCAACTTCTTCAGTTTCTAAGTTGTCATCGGGAACAGTGACAACTACGGAACCTTCAGGACGCTGGATACGCCGTTTGAGAGCGCGTTCATAATGTTCAAGGTCAACGTCGAATGGGAGTTTCTCCTTAGCTTGCCGAATCAGAAGTTCATTCAGAAATTGACCATCTTGAACGTCAAGTTTCTGCAGACTTCTGCGTAGGGGGCCGAGCCAATATCCACCATCTTCGACGTTCCGCGTGAACGTGAGCCGAGAAAAGACACTGTCATCCTGGATAGGTATGGTTTGTTCAAGTGGAAGCCAAACGGTGGGTGACACTTTGAATCGGATGATGAAAGGATCATCTTCAGGCAAGAATAGTGGTGTCTTATCGACAAAAGGGCCTTCAAGCACTTCCAGAACACCAATCCAACGTGACATACGAACCATGTAGCAGACAAACTTGTCTCCAATACGAACACGTTCAGCCATGCCACGTTGTGTCTCGCGAAACCCAGATACCATCCTATCTGATTGAGTGAAGGCTTCATAAGTTTCGGGAGTGAATAAATCGGTCCAGTAGTTCATGCAGCCTCAATTGATAGCGGTGTTAATTTCCATGTTAGTAATTCGCGATTGAGCAGAGTTGCGGATTGAATAAAAGCGATTCCTGCTCCAATCGCTCACCTTTAGCCGTCAACTTTAGTTTATCCTGGATCGCAAATCTGTTAAGCCTGCTTTTTTCGCTTTGCGTTAACATTGGGTTTGGCCACAATGGTCCCTCTCAATTCCTTGCGTACGACCAACTTGAGGGCAGACCAGACCTCTGAAACGGCACAGACCTTGATGTCCACAAAACCAAGTGGAAGTGCCACATCTCGGATGACATTTTCCGTAATAGTCGTTGGTACTTTGGATGACTTCTTCGGCCATGAGATCCAAACAGGAACCGTGTCTGCCAGTTCTTCGAGCAGTTGTTTCAACAGAGATTCGAGGTCGAGACGTTCAGTGACAAAGGCATGTACAAGTGTTGTATCAGTGTTCGGCTCGGACTGAATCACGCTGTCTGGTGGCAACTCGCCAAGTAGCGACTCGTACTCTTTGGGTTTACCTAACACTGCGAGCTGCGTTCCTGGCCCAATGCCAAGTTTCTTAAGTAAGGGTGTCCCTGAATAACCGACTGGCATGGTGCCTCCTGTGCGGACTGGTGCGGTCCGGGATTAAGTATAGCGTGGAGTGCTTACAATGCGACCCGGACCAATAAC
It encodes:
- a CDS encoding SLBB domain-containing protein; the encoded protein is MRLLASVQLAIATLMLTGCISGGGLSFFPDRFPLGEKAIAQRECQNIDYPREHYKAWLTTYILEPGDGLLILPVDIDSNVRISADHTIGPDGKIDLGKYNMVVAAGKTVHQLEEEIRAIVKTAYQKEKGKENEDPGFIDVRVVNRLGAVYYVQGEVTTPGKYTLNGNETVLDGLINAGGLTDRSSWRDIILVRPAGDGPGQVMQIDYGEIVRLGAGASNYQLRPGDRIYVGSRSMLDSFFNFDRWR
- a CDS encoding rhomboid family intramembrane serine protease codes for the protein MGLYDRDYYRDDHRWNNPFARSKVTILFSIILFVLFVIQVATQQTNMVGQVIVDSPLTSYGELQPEKVLTGEIWRLISHGFLHHPWNFLSLIWTVIFLAWLGRQVEDLYGSKEYLAYLLFTTFLGGVIFTIVATLAAVPVTLMGPAAAVTAVLFLFAFHFPRYYISVFFIVNVPIWLVIGVYALIDIALLVNTGNGNGVNVTALPKICVHVVAALFAWMYHTMTWRISNIFAIGKSYSKRKQAKKRGIQLFMPEPEPQPAGSAIANSVPQETHANNSEGFYLDEQLEAKVDAILTKIAESGKESLTETEKSILAKAGEIYKKRKSSH
- a CDS encoding 3' terminal RNA ribose 2'-O-methyltransferase Hen1 is translated as MHLTITVHMDNPGDLGYLLQKHPARVQQFQVSRAVLAHLFFSNQTATQITAHLVLDIDPILLVNMFRENPVGKEVFENYVNDRPYVSSSLMSVAIAQVLGSALNGQCKQRPELVEQPFRLEAKLSTVPCRGGPDRVHELFAPLGYELELVQHLMDDNHPEYGVSPYVSITMRAVTTVRELLSHLYILIPVLDVRKHYWIGEDEIDKIKRHGAGWLENHPHYEQIVRRYLGNHTRLVNAAIESSESEEGTEERQDAPAEVQKDKLYLHDLRLDTITHHLQRLGIQRLVDMGCGEGKLLKRLLALPQITEVVGVDYSVRALTIAQKRCRHLVRSEANRLQLLQGSATFCDERLQGYDALVAVEVIEHLEPTQVGAFEAVTFRMTAPRHVLITTPNREYNQLYQQLPEGKLRHTDHRFEWTRGEFEQWVNRVSEQFGYTSEIHPIGPEDERVGAPSQMAIFTRLKINEAG
- a CDS encoding c-type cytochrome → MHSLKRLFYAVIILCGIVPIGFAQLSPQDALKAMKVADGLEVTLFAAEPQLLNPTSMDIDPAGRVWVTEAVNYRRVNFRKPILRPEGDQIVVLVDTDGDGKADESKVFYQGKDLYGPLGIAVLPSADGKSFKVFVCQSPDILLFEDNDGDLKADGPPTKFLTNFKGFDHDHGVHGINIGPDGKLYFTVGDAGVDGLQARNGKGPKFTTNRTDCQAATVWRCDIEGNNLELIAHNFRNNYECCVNSFGDVWLSDNDDDGNQQTRICQVMPGGNYGYWPRNRGDHHWHENMPGVVHKTMRTGFGSPTGICFYEGKLLPSKYFGQLLHTDAGPRELRCFHIKVAGAGFTLEKEVLVTSTDNWFRLSDVCVAPDGSILMADWYDPGVGGHGMGDWTRGRIYRLTPKGHKGYQHSRVSISKPSDLPEFLNSPCLSTRAMAIQYLQTLKLPEAYEALRTCPQENPYDHARVSWQIAQLSKRDEPQTKPVGLGILHHLEGLLASEHPELRNLATRIYRDQQFFHRPEDFDPELSKQILVVKTPATQREVILGLRHFPVEQAKPFFYDFAKKYDGQDRFYLSALNIACGTDPARRSALLADFPKHFPIWNATVANLVWELQPPSILPQLPEYLEDPKLPATEKAQIVSILATSSDIKSAQVLLELLIKGQSEPIQQQCVSNLVEFLPTKWATVKTTPEYQQAISQLLKNEKTQPIAFVLIAASNDHVNSQAIVDVASNAKSPTKVRKDAILALGKIKSQKAVTTLSLLVDDQAVAEAATNALGNQLEGRKLSPVGQSAMQKLQQILTAPHPSRAVQQAALNSLAAAYAGCEWLLDQQESGKLPKNLLADTGRLLRNNPYQGLRNRALTLFPAPGKLDPKKLPPISELVLKHGNATRGKEIFKQSLKGDAQCMRCHMVGGQGGQIGPDLSMIGKKAAGKQNLYESILDPNKAIADQYVQWKVSTLDGQSLSGLLVAENEKNLTLRDANGKDTTIKKDDLAEDKAKSLISLMPDNLVATLTEEELVDMVEYLLTLTTPSMTPDHWKILGPFPNDASDSALDTDFGPESGSINFEGNYVGKAKQEIRWSTVRPNGSGYLDLAAHYGDNGANSASYLYQSVTSTGKQKATLAVGNDDGAIIWVNGKKVFTNRDHFAATPGKHQIAVELKEGKNEILIKIVNGNNPHGLYFAIQSELELQLSK
- a CDS encoding PilZ domain-containing protein; amino-acid sequence: MDSVTRWLGNLSFGDPILWLVAAVSFGIVLAFMLMSRKPVAQTYIIVPPDPDLPTDGSPPPIARYDERRKSIRREGMPTPLTIFDVNAKGKTYTYEAYVLDRSSGGIKVAIDKPIPVGTFLDVRPTNAPDTFDKVSLIVRSCRETQDYFVLGCEFEKPLDISQLLMFG
- a CDS encoding copper homeostasis protein CutC, translating into MQINQILLEVCVGNVADGLLAAQADIDRLEVNSALEMGGLTPNFGTVRHMLDQTDVPLVVMLRPRGGDFCYCGSEITALLHDLELFQNLGINQFIVGCLTSSGMIDQQMCEKLMREAPDATWVFSRAIDTTADYGAAFESVVELGFHRILTSGGAATAPLGSDTLREMHNRFGDEIGIVAGCGINQMNVSSFLQTTALKQIHGSFSTKTTIPGTNEVAQRLDFHHLQNVLRIVR